In one Trichosurus vulpecula isolate mTriVul1 chromosome 8, mTriVul1.pri, whole genome shotgun sequence genomic region, the following are encoded:
- the LOC118829707 gene encoding ribonuclease 7-like encodes MATSHLLLLGLCVTMFLVTEGIPRGFTPAQWFNEQHVQYPKTRAPSDNVYCNNEMRRLNRHLHLCKRFNSFLDYPLNNVIMVCSGSNITCKNGVDKNCYNSTTAVPITDCQLTGGTNPNCRYSGGSKQAYFVVACDPPKPADSSSKSLLPVHLDST; translated from the coding sequence ATGGCAACTTCCCACCTGTTGCTGCTGGGACTTTGTGTGACTATGTTCTTGGTCACTGAAGGGATTCCTCGTGGTTTCACTCCAGCTCAGTGGTTCAATGAGCAGCATGTGCAGTATCCCAAGACTAGGGCCCCCAGTGACAATGTATATTGCAACAATGAGATGAGACGACTCAATCGGCATCTCCATCTGTGCAAACGCTTCAACAGCTTCCTGGACTACCCACTTAACAATGTCATCATGGTTTGTTCCGGGTCCAACATCACCTGTAAGAATGGAGTGGATAAGAACTGCTATAATAGTACAACAGCTGTTCCCATCACAGACTGTCAATTGACCGGTGGAACTAATCCCAACTGCCGCTACAGTGGAGGATCTAAACAGGCATACTTTGTTGTTGCCTGCGATCCCCCCAAGCCAGCAGACAGCAGTTCAAAAAGTTTGCTTCCTGTGCATTTGGATAGCACTTAG